In Gemmata obscuriglobus, a single genomic region encodes these proteins:
- a CDS encoding spike base protein, RCAP_Rcc01079 family: MPASMSDPSDYFFAVTPSNAANAERAFRSLRVGTAGDVVVVRKDGAPVTFKNCSNGEPLPVEGIRVNATGTTASDIVAYA, translated from the coding sequence ATGCCCGCGAGCATGTCCGACCCGAGCGACTACTTCTTCGCGGTCACCCCGAGCAACGCGGCGAACGCCGAGCGCGCGTTCCGGTCCTTGCGGGTCGGGACCGCGGGCGACGTAGTGGTAGTGCGAAAGGACGGCGCGCCGGTCACGTTCAAGAACTGCTCGAACGGCGAACCGCTGCCCGTCGAGGGCATCCGGGTGAACGCCACGGGCACAACGGCCAGCGACATCGTCGCCTATGCGTGA